The stretch of DNA CGGGACTGCCGCGCCGCAGCTTGGCGTCGTCGATGATATCGTCATGAACGAGCGAGGCGGCATGGATGAACTCGGCCGCTGCGGCGAGCTGAAGCGTACGGCGGCTGGTTCTCTTCCGGCCGAACCGGCTTCCGACAATCACCATAAGCGGGCGAAGCCGTTTACCGCCGGAGGCGATAAGCTCGAGGACGCTTGTCGCCAGCGGAGAGCCGCTCGGGACATCCTTGTCGCTCGTTACCAGGCGTTCAATTTCACGGTTAACTTCTGCAATGTCGATATTCAAGGCTTCGTGAAGCTTCATGTTGGTGCTATCCCACCTGTTCTAACACTTTTCCGATTTGCCGTTTTTTTAAATTCTGCATTCAGGAACTGTCCGATTTGAGCTATGAGGTTCTGCTCGGCATAGTCCCCGTTCGACCTTCTGATCTGCTGCTGCTTAATAAAAGGAGCCAGATGGACTACGAGATCCAGTTCACGATACTTTAGGGCGAATTGAAGGTAGAAGCTGTATAAATAATCTCCATCCAGCACATTGCGGATCAAGCCCGGATGATTTGCAGTGCATTCCATATGATACCGGGCTGCCTGGGTAAGAATGATATAAATACCCATCAGATGCAGTTGGCGGCTGTATTCCAGATTGAAGCCTTCCATTACCGAGAGAAGATCTTCGCCTTCCCCGGGAGAGAGAGGAAGCTGAATTCCGGCGATGGGCGACAATTCAGCCTGGAGCAGCCGGATGGTATCCCCAATGAGGTGCCTGTTCACGGGATTCTCTCCTTCTTGTCGGTTTTTCCGGAAGCGGCCAAACGTCCGAATCCTCCCGCAAAACCACTCTTAAATAAGGAGAGTAATGTGCCTGAAGGACACATTACTCCATAAAGTTTGGTTATTAAGCTTGTATGATTACACAGAAAACACATCAATCAATTATATAATGTTTGTAACGAATGGCTATTGTATGATGCCCGGGCAGATGAACCGATGAATTCAGAGCTTTCAGTCGGTATACAAATACCAGCGCCTTACGAACGGAACTTTCTTCCATTGCTTCTTAAGCCAAGGCAGAACATAGTAATCGAGACCGAAGACGCTGCCGGAACCGCCGATGCAGGCGATTGCCGCGGCCACATACCAGAGCATTTCTGTGGCTGCCATTTTGGTTGTCCAGATCATGATGGCCATGCCTATCGTCGCAATTGAAGCGATCGCGGTGAACAGGCCAACGATGAGCATGATACCCAGCACGATTTCGGCGCAGACCATGCCGATTTGGAACCATTTAGCAAGAAAAGTGAAGTTGCCGTCCGGTTTATAGAACAGGAGATCCATGAACCAGTTCGAAATGTTGTAAATGAACTTCGGAACCGGAAGCGCGGAGACCGCTTCTTTGGCGGTATCGACCGCCGAGGCTGCCGATTGCGCATCTACCGTCGTCTTAACCGCGTCCACTGCTTCGCTTGCCGCCGAAGTGGCGTCTTTAAGATACGGGGCTGCCGGAATCAGGAAGATCTTGTTCGGGTCTACCCATATTTTCCTCAGCTTGTCGATGCCCTCGTACAACCACATCCCGCCGAGCAGCATGCGGAGCGGAACGAGCCAGAAGTTAGGCGAACGCTTGGAGAAATATCCGCCAACGAAGCTTCTGCGGTTCTCTACGTGGAAGAATTCGTGCATCATGTAAGTCCATACTTTATTGAAGCCGACGACACCGGATAAATAGTAGATATTGATCATATGCTTAGCGAACATGGCCATAAATCCGGTGAGCATGAACATTTTGTTCGGAAGGCCGACATTGGCTACGCCGTAGCGGCTTCCGATCGATACCATCGTACCATGGAAGGCCGGTTTGTATCCCTTTTTCGATGTTCCGTTAATTTCGGCGACAATGTTGCCGGCAATCAGCGGAGCCGCAAGCTCGGCATTCTCGACCATTTGCGGAACGGGACGCTGTTCGCCTTCGACAATGTAGAAAATGTTGTCGCCGACAACATATACGTTCTTGTGATCTACGCTTTCCAAATGCTCATTGGTCACAATGCGCTTGCGTCCTTGCTGTTGGACATCAAGCTTGCCCACAAGCTCGGAGCCTTCGACGCCGGCAGTCCAGACAATGGTGTTAGCGGCCACGACATTCTTCTCGCCGAGGGCCACGCTGCCTTTGCCCACTTCGGTGATCTTAGCGCCCGTAACGATCTCAACGTTCAGCTTGCGCAAATGCGCCTCAGCTTTGCGGATCAGCTTATCCGGCAGGATCGGCAGGATCTTCGGAGCCATATCGGCAACGACAAGCCGTACTTCTTTCGGATCGATAAAGAACTCTTTGCACAGCTCTTCGCGGTATTCCGCCATTTCGCCTACCAGCTCAACGCCGGTAAAGCCGGCGCCGACAATGACAAAGGTCAGCATGGAACGGCGAACTTCCGGTTTCTTCTCTTTGGCCGCCTGCGTGAACATGTCGCGGATTTGGCGCTTCAGCGCCACGGCGTCATCATAGGACCAGAAAGAGAAGGTGTTCTCTTCAGCGCCGGGAATTCCGAAGAAGGTCGGTTTGCTGCCCGTGCCGATAACGAGATAATCATACTCGTAGACGGCTTTTTCGGACGTTAGCTTCTTGCCTTTGAAGTCAATATCGCTGATCTCGTCAAGGACAACGTCCACCTTGAGGCCGGCAAAAATTTTCTTCAGGTCGATCTTGATCGAATCCTCGGGAGCGCGGTTTGCGGAGACCTCATGCAGCTCTGTCAATAGAGTGTGGTAGGGGTTCCGGTCGATCAGTTTGATTTCGACGTCTTTATTGTTTTTTAATTTCTTTGCGAGTTTTTTGGCTGTGAGTACGCCGCCGTAGCCACCGCCAAGAATCACAATTTTCTTCAAAAGAAACTCACCTCGTTCGTCTGATTAATGCAAGAGGAGCCGTGAATTACTTCGCTCCTTCGAGTGCTTTTTCCGCCAGGGTCCAGTATTCGCCTACGCTGATCGTCACGCCGGAAATGGCATCGGTCTTGCCTTC from Paenibacillus sophorae encodes:
- a CDS encoding FAD-dependent oxidoreductase; the protein is MKKIVILGGGYGGVLTAKKLAKKLKNNKDVEIKLIDRNPYHTLLTELHEVSANRAPEDSIKIDLKKIFAGLKVDVVLDEISDIDFKGKKLTSEKAVYEYDYLVIGTGSKPTFFGIPGAEENTFSFWSYDDAVALKRQIRDMFTQAAKEKKPEVRRSMLTFVIVGAGFTGVELVGEMAEYREELCKEFFIDPKEVRLVVADMAPKILPILPDKLIRKAEAHLRKLNVEIVTGAKITEVGKGSVALGEKNVVAANTIVWTAGVEGSELVGKLDVQQQGRKRIVTNEHLESVDHKNVYVVGDNIFYIVEGEQRPVPQMVENAELAAPLIAGNIVAEINGTSKKGYKPAFHGTMVSIGSRYGVANVGLPNKMFMLTGFMAMFAKHMINIYYLSGVVGFNKVWTYMMHEFFHVENRRSFVGGYFSKRSPNFWLVPLRMLLGGMWLYEGIDKLRKIWVDPNKIFLIPAAPYLKDATSAASEAVDAVKTTVDAQSAASAVDTAKEAVSALPVPKFIYNISNWFMDLLFYKPDGNFTFLAKWFQIGMVCAEIVLGIMLIVGLFTAIASIATIGMAIMIWTTKMAATEMLWYVAAAIACIGGSGSVFGLDYYVLPWLKKQWKKVPFVRRWYLYTD